In Halococcus salsus, one DNA window encodes the following:
- a CDS encoding DUF120 domain-containing protein yields the protein MSTATEAAVGNDELATLKRLALRGGLDGEIKVSCANLAADLDASNQTASRRLQRLDDLGLLDRETVSDGQWVAVTDAGERALHEEYAAYRRIFERETTIELDGEVTSGMGEGRHYISLPGYMEQFEPRLGYEPFLGTLNVSLVSDSTRERTGLDSVDPVEIEGWEDDDRTYGPAFCYPATVEADGREYEPAHVIAPERTHHDEDQLELIAPTKLREELDLDDGDLVTVRIEAES from the coding sequence ATGTCGACGGCAACCGAGGCGGCGGTCGGAAACGACGAGCTCGCCACCCTCAAACGGCTCGCCCTCCGTGGCGGGCTCGACGGCGAGATCAAGGTCTCGTGTGCGAACCTCGCGGCCGACCTCGACGCCTCGAACCAGACCGCCTCGCGCCGGCTCCAGCGCCTCGACGACCTCGGTCTCCTCGACCGCGAGACCGTCTCGGACGGCCAGTGGGTCGCGGTCACGGACGCCGGCGAACGCGCGCTCCACGAGGAGTACGCCGCCTACCGCCGGATCTTCGAACGCGAGACCACGATCGAACTCGACGGCGAGGTCACCAGCGGGATGGGCGAGGGCCGCCACTACATCTCCCTCCCGGGCTACATGGAGCAGTTCGAACCACGGCTCGGCTACGAGCCCTTCCTCGGCACCCTCAACGTCTCGCTGGTGTCGGACAGCACCCGCGAGCGCACCGGCCTCGACTCGGTCGATCCGGTCGAGATCGAGGGCTGGGAGGACGACGACCGGACCTACGGTCCCGCCTTCTGCTATCCCGCCACCGTCGAGGCCGACGGCCGGGAGTACGAGCCCGCCCACGTCATCGCGCCCGAGCGCACCCACCACGACGAGGACCAGCTCGAACTCATCGCGCCGACGAAGCTCCGCGAGGAACTCGACCTCGACGACGGTGACCTGGTCACGGTTCGGATCGAGGCCGAGTCGTGA
- the argS gene encoding arginine--tRNA ligase has product MFLSLRTEVTEALSSALATLDVPSADLGIEEPPENVDAVLASSAAFRLAPDLEAPPPQIASRLAAAIDPDAYEYISEASAAGPYVNFHPSNAYYEDTLRAANDDEFGRLDSTGERVVVEHTSANPTGPVHVGRARNPIIGDALANVLDFAGNDVGRHYYVNDAGRQMAVFTWAYESFDESDLPDPERDKADYDLVRYYRKGNELLEEGDEAEVEAAETEIQSILQGLEEDDEATYERVERVVDTVLAGMSETLSRLPAEFDEFVKETRFMRDGSTDEVAERLREMDESVLEEGAWQLDLSAFGFEKKLVFLRSDGTSLYTTRDLAHHEWKLANYDRAVTVVGEDHKLQADQLDHALDMLGNDTSRLKHLLYSYVNLPEGKMSTRAGTGIDLDDLLDEAVARAREEVESRLDDRIRDDDLSADDVERIARQVGIGAVRYDIVSKQPAKAITFEWEQALNFEAQSAPYVQYVHARTCGILDEADEVPPNDLDASALSTPEERALLRVVARFPAVVERAADELAPHVVATYTREFAETFNAFYRECPVLSAEGEVREARLALVAASRHTMANALSLLGVAAPESM; this is encoded by the coding sequence ATGTTCCTCTCGCTCCGAACGGAGGTCACGGAGGCGCTGTCGAGCGCGCTCGCGACGCTCGATGTGCCTTCGGCCGACCTCGGTATCGAGGAGCCACCCGAGAACGTGGACGCAGTGTTGGCGTCGAGCGCGGCCTTCCGGCTCGCCCCCGACCTCGAAGCGCCACCACCGCAGATCGCGAGCCGACTCGCCGCGGCGATAGACCCGGACGCCTACGAGTACATCAGTGAGGCGTCGGCCGCCGGGCCGTACGTCAACTTCCACCCCAGTAACGCCTACTACGAGGACACCCTCCGAGCGGCGAACGACGACGAGTTCGGCCGGCTCGACTCGACCGGCGAGCGCGTCGTGGTCGAACACACCAGCGCGAACCCAACTGGTCCTGTGCACGTCGGCCGGGCGCGCAACCCGATCATCGGCGACGCGCTCGCGAACGTGCTGGACTTCGCCGGCAACGACGTCGGCCGCCACTACTACGTCAACGACGCGGGCCGACAGATGGCGGTGTTCACGTGGGCCTACGAGAGCTTCGACGAGTCCGACCTCCCCGACCCCGAACGCGACAAAGCCGATTACGACCTCGTGCGCTACTACCGGAAGGGCAACGAACTGCTGGAGGAGGGCGACGAGGCCGAAGTGGAGGCCGCCGAGACGGAGATCCAGTCGATCCTCCAGGGACTGGAGGAGGACGACGAGGCGACCTACGAGCGCGTCGAGCGGGTCGTCGACACCGTGCTCGCCGGAATGAGCGAGACGCTCTCGCGGCTCCCCGCCGAGTTCGACGAGTTCGTGAAGGAGACGCGGTTCATGCGTGACGGGAGCACCGACGAGGTCGCCGAGCGCCTCCGCGAGATGGACGAATCCGTGCTGGAAGAGGGCGCGTGGCAGCTCGACCTCTCGGCGTTCGGTTTCGAGAAGAAACTCGTCTTCCTCCGGTCGGACGGGACCAGTCTCTACACGACCCGTGACCTGGCTCACCACGAGTGGAAGCTCGCGAACTACGACCGCGCCGTGACCGTCGTCGGCGAGGACCACAAGCTCCAGGCCGACCAGCTCGACCACGCGCTCGATATGCTCGGGAACGACACGAGTCGTTTGAAACACCTGCTCTACTCCTACGTCAACCTCCCCGAGGGGAAGATGAGCACCCGTGCGGGCACCGGTATCGACCTCGACGACCTGCTCGACGAGGCCGTCGCGCGGGCACGCGAGGAGGTCGAGAGCCGCCTCGACGACCGGATCCGCGACGACGACCTCTCGGCGGACGACGTCGAGCGGATCGCCCGCCAGGTCGGGATCGGCGCGGTGCGCTACGACATCGTCTCGAAACAGCCGGCGAAAGCCATCACGTTCGAGTGGGAGCAGGCGCTGAACTTCGAGGCCCAGAGCGCGCCCTACGTCCAGTACGTCCACGCGCGGACCTGTGGGATTTTGGATGAAGCCGATGAGGTCCCGCCGAACGACCTCGACGCGAGCGCGCTCTCGACGCCCGAGGAGCGCGCGCTACTCCGCGTCGTCGCGCGATTCCCGGCGGTGGTCGAACGGGCCGCCGACGAACTCGCCCCCCACGTCGTCGCGACCTACACCCGCGAGTTCGCGGAGACGTTCAACGCCTTCTACCGCGAGTGTCCGGTGCTGTCGGCGGAGGGCGAGGTCCGCGAGGCGCGGCTAGCGCTCGTGGCTGCCTCGCGGCACACGATGGCGAACGCCCTCTCGCTGCTCGGGGTCGCCGCGCCGGAATCGATGTGA
- a CDS encoding P-loop NTPase, with the protein MAGRVYALASGKGGVGKTTSAVNLGAALHDASYDTVVLDADLAMANLGGLVGIDDGPTVHDVLANEVALGDALVWVDENGPQRSPPAEGPSFVVVPGSRSLDSFAAADPGELRRVVESLAAAADFVVCDTGAGLTHENAVPFGVADGVVLVTTPDPVAVADARKTAGFAERAGGMVVGSVLTRATDETDVSGVARRLGTEMLAVVPESADVGTEPLVRTAPEGYAAEAYRRLASALVDRDEPSRETAFADSSIAAASETSESGVSRVVGRISGALDRDRNG; encoded by the coding sequence ATGGCGGGACGCGTCTACGCGCTGGCGAGCGGGAAGGGTGGCGTGGGCAAGACCACGTCGGCGGTCAACCTCGGCGCGGCGCTCCACGACGCCAGCTACGACACCGTCGTCCTCGACGCCGACCTCGCGATGGCGAACCTCGGTGGTCTCGTGGGTATCGACGACGGTCCGACGGTCCACGACGTGCTCGCGAACGAGGTGGCCCTCGGCGACGCGCTGGTGTGGGTGGACGAGAACGGGCCGCAGCGTTCGCCGCCGGCGGAGGGGCCGTCGTTCGTGGTAGTACCGGGGTCGCGTTCGCTCGATTCGTTCGCCGCCGCCGACCCCGGCGAGCTCCGGCGGGTCGTCGAGTCGCTCGCCGCGGCCGCCGACTTCGTGGTCTGTGACACCGGTGCGGGCCTGACCCACGAGAACGCGGTGCCGTTCGGCGTTGCGGACGGTGTGGTGCTCGTGACCACCCCGGATCCGGTGGCGGTCGCGGACGCGCGAAAGACCGCGGGCTTCGCCGAACGGGCGGGCGGGATGGTCGTCGGGTCGGTGCTCACTCGGGCGACCGACGAGACCGACGTCTCCGGGGTGGCTCGACGGCTGGGAACCGAGATGCTCGCGGTGGTCCCCGAATCAGCTGACGTGGGAACCGAGCCGCTGGTTCGGACGGCTCCCGAGGGCTACGCCGCCGAGGCCTACCGTCGCCTCGCGTCGGCGCTCGTCGACCGCGACGAACCGAGTCGGGAGACGGCCTTCGCCGACAGTTCGATCGCCGCGGCGTCCGAAACGTCGGAATCCGGCGTCTCGCGGGTGGTCGGTCGGATCTCGGGTGCGCTCGACCGGGATCGGAACGGGTAG
- the prf1 gene encoding peptide chain release factor aRF-1: MSTQQAEQSDRKKYEFRRLIEDLKQYEGSGTQLVSLYITPDEKISDNVAHVNEEYSEASNIKSKQTRTNVQDALKSIRDRLRYYDTFPPENGLVLFSGAIDTGGGQTKMITRALENPPQPIQSSLYRCSSEFVTEPLEAMLADQGLFGLIVLDRREANVGWLRGKRVEPVSSASSLVPGKQRKGGQSAQRFARLRLEAIDNFYQKVAGMANDLMVPERHDIDGVLVGGPSPTKDEFLDGDYLHHELQDKVLGKYDVSYTDESGLSDLVDAASETLAGQEVIEDKNQMEEFFGELHGGNLATYGFGATRENLILGSVDRLLISEDLRQDVVAYECPNGHEEFELVGPRAETPVHTCEECGTEVEEGDREDAIDHLIDIADKRGTETKFISSDFEKGEQLLDAFGGIAGILRYSTGV, translated from the coding sequence ATGAGCACCCAGCAAGCAGAACAATCCGACCGGAAAAAGTACGAGTTCCGGCGGCTGATCGAGGACCTCAAGCAGTACGAGGGATCAGGAACGCAGCTCGTCAGTCTCTATATCACGCCCGACGAGAAGATCTCCGACAACGTCGCCCACGTCAACGAGGAGTACTCCGAAGCCTCGAACATCAAATCCAAACAGACCAGAACCAACGTCCAGGACGCGCTGAAGTCGATCCGCGACCGGCTCCGCTACTACGACACCTTCCCACCCGAGAACGGACTGGTGCTGTTCAGCGGGGCGATCGACACCGGCGGCGGGCAGACGAAGATGATCACGAGAGCCCTCGAGAACCCGCCCCAGCCGATACAATCCTCGCTCTATCGGTGCTCCTCCGAGTTCGTCACCGAACCCCTCGAAGCGATGCTCGCCGATCAAGGACTGTTCGGACTCATCGTGCTCGACCGGCGCGAGGCCAACGTCGGCTGGCTCCGTGGCAAGCGGGTCGAACCCGTGAGTTCGGCGTCCTCGCTCGTCCCCGGCAAACAGCGAAAGGGTGGCCAGTCGGCCCAACGGTTCGCCCGCCTCCGGCTCGAAGCGATCGACAACTTCTATCAGAAGGTCGCGGGGATGGCGAACGACCTGATGGTGCCCGAACGCCACGACATCGACGGCGTGCTCGTGGGTGGCCCCTCACCGACCAAGGACGAGTTCCTCGACGGTGACTACCTCCACCACGAACTCCAGGACAAGGTCCTCGGGAAATATGATGTGTCCTACACCGACGAGTCCGGCCTCTCGGACCTCGTGGACGCCGCGAGCGAGACCCTCGCGGGCCAGGAGGTCATCGAGGACAAGAACCAGATGGAGGAGTTCTTCGGCGAACTCCACGGGGGCAACCTCGCGACCTACGGCTTCGGCGCGACCCGCGAGAACCTGATCCTGGGGTCGGTCGACCGGCTCCTGATCTCCGAGGACCTCCGTCAAGACGTCGTGGCCTACGAGTGTCCGAACGGCCACGAGGAGTTCGAACTCGTCGGGCCGCGGGCCGAGACGCCGGTCCACACCTGCGAGGAGTGTGGCACGGAGGTCGAGGAGGGCGACCGCGAGGACGCCATCGACCACCTCATCGACATCGCGGACAAGCGCGGCACCGAAACCAAGTTCATCTCCTCGGACTTCGAGAAGGGCGAACAGCTGCTCGACGCGTTCGGCGGGATCGCGGGCATCCTGCGGTACTCGACGGGCGTCTAA
- a CDS encoding DUF6276 family protein, translating into MDCPDCGDETVAFAVPDEYREFTPDDDEVLALCPTCLGLHPTADADPDPDFARVGEAFPSGAAAIPMALALGLLDSLALHRSAIETLLERVERAGADPLLVLDRLAADPEVDARMDLDGRRRQVAQFRG; encoded by the coding sequence ATGGACTGCCCCGACTGCGGAGACGAGACCGTCGCGTTCGCCGTTCCGGACGAGTATCGGGAGTTCACCCCGGACGACGACGAGGTGCTCGCGCTCTGTCCGACCTGTCTCGGACTCCACCCGACCGCGGACGCCGACCCGGATCCCGATTTCGCGCGGGTGGGCGAGGCCTTTCCGAGCGGTGCGGCCGCGATACCGATGGCGCTCGCGCTCGGGCTGCTCGATTCGCTCGCGCTCCACCGCTCGGCCATCGAGACGTTGCTCGAACGGGTCGAACGCGCCGGGGCCGACCCGCTGTTGGTGCTCGACCGCCTCGCGGCCGATCCGGAGGTCGACGCACGGATGGACCTCGACGGACGGCGGCGGCAGGTGGCGCAGTTCCGGGGGTGA
- a CDS encoding Nramp family divalent metal transporter: MTTDPARTATDGEDEPGEGPYDYPEPPTELTAGRRGNWLKLLAYFGPGAVVASATLGSGEVLFAPRGGAIFGYAILWTLVWAGLVKGIVAYSGIRYYTLTGEHVTSRWAKLPGPRGWFPLLIGVISIAAFPAWIAGYGEFLGQIVTWTLGVGQNETNFAVVGTVLILVTAALAILGGYDLVERVQVLIVAFLSAAILVLTVSSLPSPVAILGGLVPSLPGGYPSFVVDNYPTIAERPVWVEVVTYMGAVGGGVYDYVGYVGYAKRRGWGMLGRSDHAEVERFVRELDSSETVPIATSEANRKRGRAWLKAPQIDVLVAFVAITFFTAAAMILGAESLNTAQLVPADFQLFQYQAQWFADINPSLTILWQVGVFFAIFGSLYAVWEGYTWTWLESFKPFSARIRRLERDRLGLARTITVVYAGGVALVLLWSDLDAISIVTPASLLGGVFGCGLWCWAMLWAEKTALPPEWQGGWKLDLGLVVAGSFLTIAGVVSIAQFFGFAP, from the coding sequence ATGACGACTGACCCAGCGCGGACGGCGACCGATGGCGAGGACGAGCCGGGGGAGGGCCCCTACGACTATCCCGAACCGCCGACGGAGCTCACGGCGGGCCGACGGGGGAACTGGCTCAAACTCCTCGCGTACTTCGGGCCGGGCGCGGTCGTGGCGTCCGCGACCCTCGGCTCCGGCGAGGTGCTGTTCGCGCCGCGGGGTGGGGCGATCTTCGGCTACGCGATCCTCTGGACGCTGGTCTGGGCGGGGCTCGTCAAGGGGATCGTGGCCTACTCCGGGATCCGGTACTACACCCTGACGGGCGAGCACGTCACCTCCCGGTGGGCGAAGCTGCCGGGCCCGCGGGGCTGGTTTCCGCTGCTGATCGGGGTGATATCGATCGCGGCCTTCCCGGCGTGGATCGCGGGCTACGGCGAGTTCCTCGGGCAGATCGTGACCTGGACGCTCGGCGTCGGGCAGAACGAGACCAACTTCGCGGTCGTGGGCACCGTCTTGATCCTAGTGACGGCGGCGCTCGCGATCCTCGGTGGCTACGACCTCGTCGAGCGTGTACAGGTCCTGATCGTGGCGTTCCTCTCGGCGGCGATCCTCGTGTTGACCGTGAGTTCGCTCCCCTCGCCGGTAGCGATCCTCGGCGGGCTGGTCCCCTCGCTTCCGGGCGGCTATCCCTCGTTCGTGGTCGACAACTACCCCACGATCGCCGAGCGGCCCGTCTGGGTCGAGGTCGTGACGTACATGGGGGCGGTCGGCGGTGGAGTCTACGACTACGTCGGTTACGTCGGCTACGCCAAGCGACGAGGCTGGGGGATGCTCGGCCGGTCCGACCACGCCGAGGTGGAGCGGTTCGTCCGGGAGCTCGACAGCAGCGAGACCGTCCCGATCGCCACGAGCGAGGCCAACCGAAAACGCGGCCGGGCGTGGCTGAAGGCCCCACAGATCGACGTGCTGGTCGCGTTCGTCGCGATCACCTTCTTCACCGCAGCGGCGATGATCCTGGGTGCGGAGAGTCTCAACACCGCACAGCTTGTGCCCGCCGACTTCCAGCTGTTCCAGTATCAGGCCCAGTGGTTCGCCGACATCAACCCGAGCCTCACGATCCTCTGGCAGGTCGGGGTGTTCTTCGCGATCTTCGGGTCGCTCTACGCCGTCTGGGAGGGCTACACCTGGACGTGGCTCGAATCGTTCAAACCCTTCTCCGCCCGGATCCGTCGGCTCGAACGCGACCGCCTGGGGCTGGCTCGAACGATAACGGTCGTCTACGCCGGCGGGGTCGCGCTCGTCCTGCTCTGGTCGGACCTCGACGCCATCAGCATCGTCACCCCGGCATCGCTGCTCGGCGGGGTGTTCGGATGTGGACTCTGGTGCTGGGCGATGCTGTGGGCCGAGAAGACCGCGCTGCCCCCCGAGTGGCAGGGCGGCTGGAAACTCGACCTCGGGCTCGTCGTCGCCGGGTCGTTCCTGACGATCGCCGGCGTCGTCTCGATCGCCCAGTTCTTCGGGTTCGCACCGTAG
- the pth2 gene encoding peptidyl-tRNA hydrolase Pth2 → MKQAIVARTDIGMGKGKLAAQVAHASLSAYEDADRRARTAWKGEGQKKVVLKGDSERTLFELADRAEREGLPHAVIRDAGHTQLDPGTVTALAVGPGEDRVVDRVTGDLSLY, encoded by the coding sequence GTGAAACAGGCCATCGTCGCGCGCACCGACATCGGGATGGGGAAGGGAAAGCTCGCCGCGCAGGTCGCCCACGCCTCGCTGTCGGCCTACGAGGACGCCGACCGACGCGCTCGGACGGCATGGAAGGGCGAGGGCCAGAAGAAGGTGGTGCTGAAAGGCGATTCCGAGCGCACGCTGTTCGAGCTCGCCGACCGCGCCGAGCGCGAGGGGCTGCCCCACGCCGTCATCCGCGACGCGGGTCACACCCAGCTCGACCCCGGCACCGTGACGGCGCTCGCGGTCGGGCCGGGTGAGGACCGCGTCGTCGACCGCGTGACGGGCGACCTCTCCCTGTACTGA